The following DNA comes from Amycolatopsis solani.
ACACGACGACGCAGCTGCCGGCGTCGCTGATCGAGGAGAACGACCACCCGCTGGCCGGCTCGTCCCCGACGCGCCGGCTGGAGGTCCCGGGCGGCCGCCGCCCGCAGCAGACGACACCGCTGAGCACGCCGACGCCGACGACACCGATGCCCACGCCGCTGGCCCGGCGTCCCCAGGCCGAGCCGATCACGAGCCCGCTGAAGGAGCCCGACCCGGAGGACACCGGCCTGGTGCCGACGGTGACGCAGACCAACGGCAGGTCCGACCTCTCGCGCCGGCTCGACGGGATCTAGCGGGTTTCGAGCTTCAGCCGCAGCGCGAGCCCGAGCTTCGTCGCGGCCAGCACGGGCTTCCAGAGCAGGCCCGGGTGCCGGTCGGCGAGGTACTGGTAGGCACTCGCGTGGTGGGCGGCGAGCATCTTCTTGGACGCCTGCGACGTCGAGTGCCCGCCGAGGTGCATGACGCCGGCCGAGGGCACGTAGACGTTGAGCCAGCCGGCCTTGCCGAGCCGGTCCCCGAGGTCGACGTCCTCGAAGTACATGAAGTACCGCGAATCGAACCCCCCGACCGACTCGAACGCCTCCCGCCGCAGCAGCAGGCAGGAGCCGGACAGCCACTCGGCGACGCGCTCGACGGGCGTCCCGGTCTCCTGCCGGTACTGCTTGGTCCAGGGGTTCCCGGGCCAGATCTTCCCGAGCGCGGCGTGCCCGATCCCGCGCCCGAAGGAGGGCAGCAGCCGGGCGGAGGGGTAGGTGGTCCCGTCGAGCTCGTGGATCAGCGGCCCGAACGACCCCCCACGCGGCCACCGCTTCGCGGCTTCGAGCAGCGTGTCGAGGGACCCGGGCTCCCATTCGAGGTCCGGGTTGGAGATGACGATCCACCCGTACCGGTCATCCAGTTCGGCGACCCCGCGGTTGCACCCGGTCCCGTACCCGACGTTTTCCCCGATGCTGAGCAGGTGCACGTTCCCACGCTTCGCGGCCTTCTCGGGCGCACCATCGGTGGAGACGGTGTCGGCGACGACAACCTGCACGTCGCGATCGGTGGCCTTCTCGAGGGTGTCGAGGAACCGCTCGAGGGTGTCGCCGGAGAAGTACGTCACGGTGACGACGCCGATTTGGTCGCCGTAGCGGGTCTGCTCAGTCACCGGGCCATTGTCCCCTCGTCACGCAGCGCTCTCCCGGCACCCCGGGTGAGGAGCACGCTCGGAGAAGTGTTCACTCGTCACTTCACGTAGTCACCCGATCCAGCACGGACAACACCGCACGTCATGATGGCGGGATGACGGTGCACGCCTTCGTCGACGAGTCGGCACGGACCGGCAGCTATCTACTCTGCGCGACAATCGTCGAACCGGCGCACCTGACCCCCACTCGCCGTGCGTTGATGTCGCTCCTCATGCGCGGTGCGCGCGAGCTGCACTTCAAGAAGGAGAAGGAACCTCGCCGCAGGATGCTCATCGACCGGATGGCCGCGATGCCGGTCACCGCGCGGCTCTACTTCGCCACCTGCGCGCCGAAAGCCGAAGAAGCGGCCCGGCAACGCTGCCTG
Coding sequences within:
- a CDS encoding glycosyltransferase family 2 protein translates to MTEQTRYGDQIGVVTVTYFSGDTLERFLDTLEKATDRDVQVVVADTVSTDGAPEKAAKRGNVHLLSIGENVGYGTGCNRGVAELDDRYGWIVISNPDLEWEPGSLDTLLEAAKRWPRGGSFGPLIHELDGTTYPSARLLPSFGRGIGHAALGKIWPGNPWTKQYRQETGTPVERVAEWLSGSCLLLRREAFESVGGFDSRYFMYFEDVDLGDRLGKAGWLNVYVPSAGVMHLGGHSTSQASKKMLAAHHASAYQYLADRHPGLLWKPVLAATKLGLALRLKLETR